The following are from one region of the Stigmatella ashevillena genome:
- a CDS encoding putative quinol monooxygenase, with amino-acid sequence MTDKVCVVVRLKTKSGGEESLRHLMRALKEKTLQEEGLLRYEPVQSQQDPTLFFLMEEWTSETVLNTHLAMPHIERAFSELKTILAAPLEITYCRAVA; translated from the coding sequence ATGACTGACAAGGTTTGTGTCGTCGTCCGGTTGAAGACGAAGTCCGGCGGAGAGGAATCACTGCGCCATCTGATGCGCGCACTGAAGGAGAAGACCCTTCAGGAAGAAGGCCTCCTCCGCTATGAGCCCGTCCAGAGCCAGCAGGATCCGACCTTGTTCTTCTTGATGGAGGAGTGGACGAGCGAAACCGTCCTCAACACGCACCTGGCCATGCCCCACATAGAGCGGGCATTCTCGGAGCTGAAAACCATCCTGGCAGCGCCGCTGGAAATCACCTACTGCCGCGCGGTCGCTTGA